Proteins encoded in a region of the Streptomyces akebiae genome:
- a CDS encoding SDR family NAD(P)-dependent oxidoreductase yields the protein MQNGNGALSGAVIAVAGAGGPAGRAALLRLADAGAIVVGSDNDPERLSEAVDAARYAHGGATVVGDTVDLLDLQSTRDWATRIEKDFGRVDGLVHLVGGWRGSETFTRTSLDDWDFLEMLLIRTVQHTSLAFHEALQRSERGRYVLISAAGASKPTAGNAAYAAAKAAAEAWTLATADYFRKAGGPEGPTSAAAILVVKALVHDAMRADRPNAKFAGFTDVKELAEAIVGVWEKSAAEVNGNRLWLTDKP from the coding sequence ATGCAGAACGGCAACGGTGCACTGAGCGGCGCGGTGATCGCGGTGGCCGGCGCGGGCGGACCCGCCGGCCGGGCGGCGCTGCTGCGGCTGGCCGACGCGGGGGCGATCGTCGTCGGCTCCGACAACGACCCCGAGCGGCTCTCGGAGGCCGTGGACGCGGCCCGCTACGCCCACGGCGGCGCCACCGTCGTGGGCGACACGGTCGATCTCCTCGACCTGCAGTCGACCCGTGACTGGGCCACTCGCATCGAGAAGGACTTCGGCCGGGTCGACGGCCTCGTCCACCTCGTCGGCGGCTGGCGCGGGAGCGAGACCTTCACCAGGACCAGCCTCGACGACTGGGACTTCCTGGAGATGCTGCTGATCCGCACCGTGCAGCACACCTCCCTGGCCTTCCACGAGGCGCTGCAGCGCAGCGAGCGCGGCCGGTACGTCCTGATCAGCGCGGCCGGCGCCAGCAAGCCCACCGCGGGCAACGCCGCGTACGCCGCCGCCAAGGCCGCCGCCGAGGCGTGGACGCTGGCCACGGCCGACTACTTCCGCAAGGCGGGCGGGCCGGAGGGTCCGACCTCCGCGGCTGCCATCCTGGTCGTGAAGGCGTTGGTGCACGACGCGATGCGCGCCGACCGACCCAACGCGAAGTTCGCGGGCTTCACCGACGTCAAGGAGCTGGCCGAGGCCATCGTCGGTGTCTGGGAGAAGTCCGCCGCCGAAGTGAACGGAAACCGTCTGTGGCTGACCGACAAGCCGTGA
- a CDS encoding threonine aldolase family protein — protein sequence MNPPKTDARRHHDPEIRGFASDNYAGVHPEVLAALALANGGHQVSYGEDDYTENLQRIVRSHFGATAEAFPVFNGTGANVVALQAVTDRWGAVICAESAHIHVDECGAPERVGGLKLLTVPTPDGKLTPELIDRQAYGWDDEHRAMPQVVSITQSTELGTLYTPDEIRAICDHAHAHGMKVHLDGSRIANAAASLDVPMRTFTNAVGVDLLSLGGTKNGAMFGEAVVVINQDAVRRMKHLRKLSMQLASKMRFVSVQLEALLARDLWLRNARHSNEMAQRLAEGVRAVHGVEILHPVQANAVFARLPHDVSERLQKRHRFYFWDEAAGDVRWMCSFDTTEEDVDGFVAALKEEMAR from the coding sequence GTGAACCCTCCGAAGACCGACGCCCGACGCCATCACGATCCGGAGATCCGCGGCTTCGCCAGCGACAACTACGCGGGGGTCCACCCCGAGGTCCTCGCCGCCCTGGCCCTGGCCAACGGCGGGCACCAGGTCTCCTACGGCGAGGACGACTACACCGAGAACCTCCAGCGCATCGTCCGCAGCCACTTCGGCGCCACCGCCGAGGCGTTCCCGGTCTTCAACGGCACCGGCGCCAACGTCGTCGCGCTCCAGGCGGTCACCGACCGCTGGGGCGCGGTGATCTGCGCCGAGAGCGCGCACATCCACGTGGACGAGTGCGGGGCGCCCGAGCGGGTCGGCGGACTGAAACTGCTCACCGTGCCCACACCCGACGGCAAGCTCACCCCCGAGCTGATCGACCGCCAGGCGTACGGTTGGGACGACGAGCACCGCGCCATGCCGCAGGTCGTCTCGATCACCCAGAGCACCGAACTCGGCACCCTCTACACGCCCGACGAGATCCGCGCGATCTGCGACCACGCCCACGCGCACGGCATGAAGGTGCATCTGGACGGCTCCCGGATAGCGAACGCCGCCGCCTCCCTGGACGTGCCGATGCGGACGTTCACCAACGCGGTCGGCGTCGACCTGCTCTCCCTGGGCGGCACCAAGAACGGCGCGATGTTCGGCGAGGCGGTCGTCGTGATCAACCAGGACGCCGTCCGCCGGATGAAGCACCTGCGCAAGTTGTCCATGCAGCTCGCCTCCAAGATGCGTTTCGTCTCGGTGCAGTTGGAGGCCCTGCTGGCGAGGGACCTGTGGCTGCGCAACGCCCGCCACTCCAACGAGATGGCCCAGCGGCTCGCCGAGGGCGTCCGCGCGGTCCACGGCGTCGAGATCCTGCACCCGGTGCAGGCCAACGCGGTCTTCGCCCGTCTGCCGCACGACGTGAGCGAACGCCTGCAGAAGCGCCATCGCTTCTACTTCTGGGACGAGGCGGCCGGTGACGTCCGCTGGATGTGCTCCTTCGACACGACCGAGGAGGACGTGGACGGGTTCGTGGCGGCCCTCAAGGAGGAGATGGCCCGCTGA